The following are encoded in a window of Podospora pseudoanserina strain CBS 124.78 chromosome 6, whole genome shotgun sequence genomic DNA:
- a CDS encoding hypothetical protein (COG:I; COG:Q; EggNog:ENOG503P0I8), which translates to MSHITLSLLLSLTELTLSHLFLPPLPIPPSYLLPLFLAHYLPLKIYSLFLHPLYFSPLRTLPTPGGNLPLLGQTLTLLRATSPVQTYVDWANRYPRAPFIRFLGLFHSEMVLVASPEAHKEVLMTHCYEFKKPDIMYRFIGDFVGKGLLFAEGGEHKIARRRLNGFLGLGV; encoded by the exons atgtcccacatcaccctctccctcctcctctccctaaCAGAACtaaccctctcccacctcttcctcccccccctccccatccctccctcttacctccttccccttttcctcgCGCATTACCTCCCCTTGAAAATCtactccctcttcctccaccccctttatTTCTCCCCGTTACgcaccctccccacaccTGGGGGAAACCTCCCCTTGCTAGGccaaaccctcaccctcctccgcgcAACCTCCCCCGTGCAAACATACGTTGATTGGGCCAACCGTTACCCACGTGCCCCGTTTATTCGGTTTTTGGGTCTGTTCCATTCAGAGATGGTACTAGTTGCCAGTCCGGAGGCGCAcaaggaggtgttgatgacgCACTGTTATGAGTTTAAGAAGCCGGATATCATGTACAG GTTTATTGGGGATTTTGtcgggaaggggttgttgtttgctgaggggggggagCATAAGAttgcgaggaggaggttgaatgggtttttggggttgggagtgtgA
- a CDS encoding hypothetical protein (EggNog:ENOG503P0I8; COG:Q), whose translation MVRRKGGVVDVNELYVKATIDVTGATILGVELGNLRGEEEGGDMDFLTSFRRVFQQPPLSALISFINLFLPIRRFLPIEANLGYLRASAQLRRMTLDIVKNRVKELAQPDYRNPVSNGADLLTMMLEGEMSLSKAGDKMTEDQITNELLTFIAAGHETSANALLWASYVLAVHPDIQTRLRREITSHFEAGKTPTYEQLESLVYLHNFCREILRRYCPALMTFREALKDLTICGTFIPRGTVLLLLPAVASRTAWVWGEDVDEFKPERWENLAGTEADSPYAFGAFMHGPRICIGKQFAMVEFKVLVVELVTRFEFGMTEELEGLGGREPRTTNPGMGYVPAGGMRVKFRKI comes from the exons aTGGtaaggaggaaggggggtgtggttgatg TGAATGAGCTTTATGTCAAGGCTACTATTGATGTGACGGGGGCGACgattttgggggttgagttggggaatttgaggggggaggaagaagggggggataTGGA CTTTCTCACCTCCTTCCGCCGCGTCTTCCAGCAGCCCCCGCTTTCCgccctcatctccttcatcaacctcttcctccccatccgccgcTTCCTCCCCATCGAGGCCAACCTAGGCTACCTCCGCGCCTCGGCCCAACTCCGCCGGATGACCCTCGACATTGTCAAGAACCGCGTCAAAGAACTGGCTCAACCGGACTATCGCAACCCTGTCAGCAACGGAGCTGACTTGCTCACGATGATGCTAGAGGGGGAGATGTCCCTCAGCAAAGCCGGCGACAAAATGACAGAAGACCAAATCACGAACGAGCTGCTGACCTTCATCGCGGCGGGGCATGAGACCTCGGCTAATGCCCTCCTGTGGGCGAGCTATGTCTTGGCTGTCCACCCTGACATACAGACGCGTCTCCGCAGGGAAATCACATCCCATTTCGAGGCTGGCAAAACCCCGACTTATGAGCAGCTCGAGTCGCTTGTTTATCTCCACAACTTTTGCAGGGAAATCCTCAGGCGGTATTGTCCTGCGTTGATGACGTTTAGGGAGGCACTGAAAGATCTTACCATTTGTGGCACTTTTATCCCAAGGGGCACCgtacttcttctcctcccggCGGTGGCCTCACGGACGGcctgggtttggggggaggatgttgacgagTTCAAGccggagaggtgggagaatTTGGCAGGGACGGAGGCGGACAGCCCTTATGCTTTTGGGGCGTTTATGCATGGGCCGAGGATATGCATAGGGAAGCAGTTTGCCATGGTTGAGTTCAaggttttggttgtggagCTGGTGACCAGGTTTGAGTTTGGGATGacggaggagttggaggggcttggggggagggagccgaggacgacgaaCCCGGGGATGGGGTATGTTCCTGctggggggatgagggttaAGTTTAGGAAGATTTGA